In Labrus bergylta chromosome 6, fLabBer1.1, whole genome shotgun sequence, the following proteins share a genomic window:
- the commd2 gene encoding COMM domain-containing protein 2 isoform X2 has product MVGEFGRIALEFLRRGTSTRIYEGAARKLCVPVEMVKHGVEGLMFLMTESSKHMISEVDFLDSVLVLGFDEELNQLLVQLYLQHRSQIRSVLSQLPTNVPAYHNLEWRLDVQLASRSVRHQVVPKLTMRLLLTRGCDNSSRVLQTDPSTLLHLIATLEIALAAMKTSHARRILRNIK; this is encoded by the exons A TGGTAGGAGAGTTTGGTCGCATAGCGCTGGAGTTTCTTCGGAGAGGAACCAGCACCAGGATCTACGAGGGAGCAGCCA GGAAGCTGTGTGTTCCTGTGGAAATGGTAAAGCATGGAGTGGAAGGCCTGATGTTTCTGATGACGGAGAGCTCCAAACACATG ATCTCTGAAGTGGATTTCCTGGACTCTGTGTTGGTTTTGGGGTTTGATGAGGAGCTGAACCAGTTGCTTGTACAG CTCTACCTGCAGCACCGCAGCCAGATCCGCAGCGTCCTGAGTCAGCTACCCACCAATGTGCCGGCATATCACAACCTGGAATGGAGACTGGATGTacag TTGGCGAGTCGTTCAGTCCGTCACCAGGTTGTTCCCAAACTGACGATGCGCCTGCTCCTAACAAGAGGCTGTGACAACAGCAGCAGAGTTCTCCAGACAGACCCGAGCACCCTCCTGCACCTCATCGCCACACTGGAGATCGCTTTGGCTGCCATGAAAACCAGTCATGCTCGTCGCATATTACGCAACATCAAATAA
- the commd2 gene encoding COMM domain-containing protein 2 isoform X1: MLLVLSEDHKEHLSFLPKVDAAVVGEFGRIALEFLRRGTSTRIYEGAARKLCVPVEMVKHGVEGLMFLMTESSKHMISEVDFLDSVLVLGFDEELNQLLVQLYLQHRSQIRSVLSQLPTNVPAYHNLEWRLDVQLASRSVRHQVVPKLTMRLLLTRGCDNSSRVLQTDPSTLLHLIATLEIALAAMKTSHARRILRNIK; encoded by the exons ATGctgcttgttttgtctgaagACCATAAAGAGCACCTCTCCTTCCTGCCGAAGGTGGACGCCGCAG TGGTAGGAGAGTTTGGTCGCATAGCGCTGGAGTTTCTTCGGAGAGGAACCAGCACCAGGATCTACGAGGGAGCAGCCA GGAAGCTGTGTGTTCCTGTGGAAATGGTAAAGCATGGAGTGGAAGGCCTGATGTTTCTGATGACGGAGAGCTCCAAACACATG ATCTCTGAAGTGGATTTCCTGGACTCTGTGTTGGTTTTGGGGTTTGATGAGGAGCTGAACCAGTTGCTTGTACAG CTCTACCTGCAGCACCGCAGCCAGATCCGCAGCGTCCTGAGTCAGCTACCCACCAATGTGCCGGCATATCACAACCTGGAATGGAGACTGGATGTacag TTGGCGAGTCGTTCAGTCCGTCACCAGGTTGTTCCCAAACTGACGATGCGCCTGCTCCTAACAAGAGGCTGTGACAACAGCAGCAGAGTTCTCCAGACAGACCCGAGCACCCTCCTGCACCTCATCGCCACACTGGAGATCGCTTTGGCTGCCATGAAAACCAGTCATGCTCGTCGCATATTACGCAACATCAAATAA